A genomic segment from Nocardiopsis sp. Huas11 encodes:
- a CDS encoding carbohydrate ABC transporter permease, with amino-acid sequence MATSTPPVARTAQGPATTPRPTVPRRRRWSVGAVALYTVAALAALVWLVPLLWAFATSVKPEGETTVMPPTWLSENATLEAYASVLARGDVLRWTMNSFITTVIVTVLTLVICVLAAYGFSRFDFRGRPALFALIIGGILIPPQTLIVPQFVLMTQLGLVDTYWGIALPQVVAPVFVFILKRFFDAIPRDYEDAARLDGAGPVRVLWSVILPLSRPILTAVGIFTFIGAWNNFLWPFIVTNDPEMMTLPVGLGTAVGQYGIQYAQVMASAVLGAIPLLVVFLLFQRHIVTGVAGAGIKG; translated from the coding sequence ATGGCCACCTCCACACCCCCCGTCGCACGCACCGCCCAGGGCCCCGCGACGACCCCCCGGCCCACGGTCCCGCGCCGTCGCCGGTGGTCGGTCGGCGCCGTGGCGCTGTACACCGTCGCCGCCCTGGCCGCACTCGTCTGGCTCGTCCCGCTGCTGTGGGCCTTCGCCACCTCCGTCAAGCCCGAGGGCGAGACCACGGTCATGCCGCCCACGTGGCTGTCGGAGAACGCCACCCTCGAGGCCTACGCCTCGGTCCTCGCCCGCGGGGACGTCCTGCGCTGGACCATGAACTCGTTCATCACCACGGTGATCGTCACCGTGCTCACCCTGGTGATCTGCGTCCTGGCCGCCTACGGGTTCTCCCGGTTCGACTTCCGCGGCCGGCCCGCGCTGTTCGCCCTCATCATCGGCGGCATCCTCATCCCGCCGCAGACCCTGATCGTCCCGCAGTTCGTGCTCATGACCCAGCTGGGCCTGGTCGACACCTACTGGGGCATCGCGCTGCCCCAGGTGGTCGCCCCGGTGTTCGTGTTCATCCTCAAGCGGTTCTTCGACGCCATCCCGCGCGACTACGAGGACGCCGCCCGCCTGGACGGCGCCGGACCGGTGCGCGTGCTGTGGAGCGTCATCCTCCCGTTGTCCCGGCCCATCCTCACCGCGGTCGGTATCTTCACCTTCATCGGCGCCTGGAACAACTTCCTGTGGCCGTTCATCGTGACCAACGACCCGGAGATGATGACCCTGCCCGTGGGACTGGGCACCGCCGTCGGCCAGTACGGCATCCAGTACGCGCAGGTGATGGCCTCCGCCGTGCTCGGCGCCATCCCCCTGCTCGTCGTGTTCCTGCTCTTCCAGAGGCACATCGTCACCGGTGTGGCCGGAGCGGGCATCAAGGGCTGA
- a CDS encoding arabinan endo-1,5-alpha-L-arabinosidase: MRRTLTSAAAVLAATALTATLAVPAAAARDDWDVPPNNPGLPVQGYQPDDIHPFAGGLRVHDPGLLRGGGGEDWYVFGTGNAEIGDGNIQIRSSPNGRHWTFTDTVFDTKPAWIAEEIPGVETLWAPEIFHADGTYYLYYSASTFGSNRSLIGLATNATLDPEDPDYAWTDQGEVFESFDGDPYNAIDPGIVDDAEGRRWMTFGSFWTGIHMVELDPATGGVLPGAETVHLADRQEPPNAIEAPYIVERDGYYYLFVSFDHCCRVDSDYKIAVGRATEPTGPYLDADGVPMLEGGGTVIVADEGTITGSGGQSVSGDVLAYTYYDTDLGPDFDFRMALRRLHWSADGWPSVRPGTLGHDRAAAG, translated from the coding sequence ATGAGACGCACGCTGACCTCGGCCGCGGCGGTCCTGGCCGCCACGGCCCTGACCGCCACCCTGGCCGTCCCGGCCGCCGCGGCGCGGGACGACTGGGACGTGCCGCCCAACAACCCGGGACTGCCGGTCCAGGGCTACCAGCCCGACGACATCCACCCGTTCGCCGGCGGTCTGCGGGTCCACGACCCGGGCCTGCTCCGGGGCGGAGGCGGTGAGGACTGGTACGTCTTCGGCACCGGCAACGCCGAGATCGGCGACGGCAACATCCAGATCCGCAGCTCGCCCAACGGCCGCCACTGGACCTTCACCGACACCGTCTTCGACACCAAGCCCGCCTGGATCGCCGAGGAGATCCCCGGCGTGGAGACCCTCTGGGCACCGGAGATCTTCCACGCCGACGGCACGTACTACCTGTACTACTCCGCCTCGACGTTCGGCTCGAACCGCTCGCTCATCGGCCTGGCCACCAACGCCACCCTCGACCCCGAGGACCCGGACTACGCCTGGACCGACCAGGGCGAGGTGTTCGAGTCCTTCGACGGAGATCCCTACAACGCGATCGACCCCGGCATCGTCGACGACGCCGAGGGCCGCCGCTGGATGACCTTCGGCTCCTTCTGGACCGGCATCCACATGGTCGAACTCGACCCGGCCACCGGCGGCGTCCTCCCGGGCGCCGAGACCGTGCACCTGGCCGACCGCCAGGAGCCGCCCAACGCGATCGAGGCCCCCTACATCGTCGAGCGCGACGGCTACTACTACCTGTTCGTCTCCTTCGACCACTGCTGCCGGGTCGACAGCGACTACAAGATCGCCGTCGGCCGGGCCACCGAGCCCACCGGCCCCTACCTGGACGCCGACGGAGTCCCCATGCTGGAGGGCGGGGGCACCGTGATCGTCGCCGACGAGGGCACCATCACCGGTTCGGGCGGCCAGTCCGTCTCCGGCGACGTGCTCGCCTACACCTACTACGACACCGACCTGGGGCCGGACTTCGACTTCCGGATGGCCCTGCGCCGCCTGCACTGGTCGGCCGACGGCTGGCCCTCCGTGCGGCCCGGCACCCTCGGACACGACCGGGCCGCCGCCGGCTGA